One window from the genome of Nicotiana sylvestris chromosome 9, ASM39365v2, whole genome shotgun sequence encodes:
- the LOC104238141 gene encoding uncharacterized protein isoform X1, with the protein MAAVVEFEGQQLVNDILDLSIQDQTNMKSISEEKHEVDFESNHHGVCAICLNRIVLQETALVKGCEHAYCVTCILRWATYKKQPTCPQCKHPFEFLHIHRSLDGSIQDYMFEESVCLLLRASWFRPLIVEEKQEVDDNMDYLYAYEDEDEELADFYFNSSSHLRIGNRRWGDNGYVRAGRQEAMPVPRPNSQDVGAGSSRRTKKKEADAAPKEAVGRRAKRALKREAADKAAAEKHQQHLVRLGRT; encoded by the exons ATGGCTGCAGTTGTGGAGTTTGAGGGTCAGCAACTCGTGAACGACATCTTAGATCTATCCATTCAAGACCAG ACTAACATGAAGAGCATATCTGAGGAAAAGCACGAAGTTGATTTTGAGAGTAATCATCACGGGGTGTGTGCTATCTGTTTGAATAGGATAGTGCTTCAAGAAACTGCTCTTGTTAAAGGTTGCGAGCATGCCTACTG TGTGACATGCATCCTTCGGTGGGCAACCTACAAAAAGCAACCAACATGCCCTCAGTGTAAACATCCATTTGAGTTTCTCCACATTCATCGCTCACTTGATGGAAG cATTCAGGATTACATGTTTGAGGAGAGTGTGTGCCTTCTCCTCAGAGCATCATGGTTCAGGCCCTTGATTGtggaggaaaaacaagaagtcGATGATAACATGGATTATCTTTATGCATATGAAGATGAAGACGAAGAGCTAGCAGACTTCTATTTTAATAGTTCATCCCATCTCCGAATAGGCAACCGGAGATGGGGAGACAATGGATATGTCAGGGCAGGAAGGCAAGAAGCAATGCCTGTTCCTCGACCAAATTCCCAGGACGTAGGTGCTGGCTCGTCACGCCGGACTAAGAAGAAAGAGGCTGATGCTGCTCCTAAAGAAGCTGTAGGCCGGCGTGCAAAGAGGGCACTCAAGCGTGAAGCTGCTGATAAGGCGGCTGCTGAAAAGCACCAGCAGCATTTGGTGAGGTTGGGTCGGACGTGA
- the LOC104238141 gene encoding uncharacterized protein isoform X2 encodes MKSISEEKHEVDFESNHHGVCAICLNRIVLQETALVKGCEHAYCVTCILRWATYKKQPTCPQCKHPFEFLHIHRSLDGSIQDYMFEESVCLLLRASWFRPLIVEEKQEVDDNMDYLYAYEDEDEELADFYFNSSSHLRIGNRRWGDNGYVRAGRQEAMPVPRPNSQDVGAGSSRRTKKKEADAAPKEAVGRRAKRALKREAADKAAAEKHQQHLVRLGRT; translated from the exons ATGAAGAGCATATCTGAGGAAAAGCACGAAGTTGATTTTGAGAGTAATCATCACGGGGTGTGTGCTATCTGTTTGAATAGGATAGTGCTTCAAGAAACTGCTCTTGTTAAAGGTTGCGAGCATGCCTACTG TGTGACATGCATCCTTCGGTGGGCAACCTACAAAAAGCAACCAACATGCCCTCAGTGTAAACATCCATTTGAGTTTCTCCACATTCATCGCTCACTTGATGGAAG cATTCAGGATTACATGTTTGAGGAGAGTGTGTGCCTTCTCCTCAGAGCATCATGGTTCAGGCCCTTGATTGtggaggaaaaacaagaagtcGATGATAACATGGATTATCTTTATGCATATGAAGATGAAGACGAAGAGCTAGCAGACTTCTATTTTAATAGTTCATCCCATCTCCGAATAGGCAACCGGAGATGGGGAGACAATGGATATGTCAGGGCAGGAAGGCAAGAAGCAATGCCTGTTCCTCGACCAAATTCCCAGGACGTAGGTGCTGGCTCGTCACGCCGGACTAAGAAGAAAGAGGCTGATGCTGCTCCTAAAGAAGCTGTAGGCCGGCGTGCAAAGAGGGCACTCAAGCGTGAAGCTGCTGATAAGGCGGCTGCTGAAAAGCACCAGCAGCATTTGGTGAGGTTGGGTCGGACGTGA